GAGGCCGGACCGACTTCGGGGAGCCCGCCGTCCCGCGCCGGGCGGCTTCACATCAGCGAGATCGCCGACATCGCGACGGGCCTCGCTCAACTCGGGCCCGGAGGGTCGCTCGACGTCTACTTCGCACAGTCGCCGCCGGCGTGGGGTGGTCTCGGGCTCCAGACGCTGTCGGCCCCGACCTCGGAGGTCGGTCTCCTCGCGCTCCGAACCCGTGAGGGACTCTTGGCCCGGAAATCCCTCCGGCAGGCGATCGCGCTCGCCCTCGATCCCGCGCTGCTGGGACCCGCGCTCGGCCGGTCGGCCCGGCTCTGGCCCGCCCTCCTGCCTCCCGGGTCCTGGGGTCTCCGCGAGGCGCCTCCGGCCACCCACGATCCCGCGCGGGCCCGCCACCTGCTGGCCCAGGCCCGGGCGACAGGCGCGGCGGTGACGCTTCTCGCTCCGGGCGGATTACCGGGCTCGGACCCCTCCCAGCTGACCGAGGCCATTCGCCTCTCGCTGGCAGTGGCCGGGCTCAAGGTCGGGGTACGGCAGGAATCGGGCGACGCCTACTTTCAGGCGCTGCGCGACGGCGAGGGTGAACTCGCGCTCCACGAAGTGGGCACCGCCGTCAGCGATCCGCACTTCATGCTGCGCCCGCTGCTGGCCTCGGACGCCGCGGTGCGAGGGAGCGCCACCAACGTCGCCTTTTACCGGAGCCCGCTCGCCGACAGCCTGCTTCAGCGTGGCAGTCAGCTCGCCTTCCGTCCCGAGCGGCTGCGTCTCTATCAGCGGCTGCAGGCGGACGTCGCCGAAGAGGTGCCGTATATCCCCCTCTACGTCCGCCTCCAGTGGGCGGTGGCCCGGCCCAGCGTGCGGACCCTGCGGCTCGATCCCGGCGGTCGTCACCGCCTGGATCGCGTCTGGGTCGAGCCCCCACCCGATGCCCCGCCGGCACCCTCGGCTATCCCGCCGGCACCACCCGCGATGCCGATGCCGGCCCCGACCATGCCGGCACCACCCCTGCCGCCGTCACCCCCGCCAGGAGCCTCCTCGCCCTAGGACCCATTGGACCGCTGGCCGCCTAC
Above is a window of Candidatus Methylomirabilota bacterium DNA encoding:
- a CDS encoding ABC transporter substrate-binding protein translates to MTHAPRASRVPAGRRLGWRCAAVALLVLIVAEARGGTSPSGELRVGVAQLPATLDPTAVTTGPALMVFRQLFQGLVELGERGDIEPGIAGSWSVSPNGLIWTFRLRPDVQFPNGVSLTPDVVVASLNRHLGAEEAGLRQPASAWARVFRGPGAIVREVRRGEGGTVQIELSQPFSPVLAVLAHPALAIVVTQNDAEMPFLGTGPYRVAERAPGRLVLEAGPTSGSPPSRAGRLHISEIADIATGLAQLGPGGSLDVYFAQSPPAWGGLGLQTLSAPTSEVGLLALRTREGLLARKSLRQAIALALDPALLGPALGRSARLWPALLPPGSWGLREAPPATHDPARARHLLAQARATGAAVTLLAPGGLPGSDPSQLTEAIRLSLAVAGLKVGVRQESGDAYFQALRDGEGELALHEVGTAVSDPHFMLRPLLASDAAVRGSATNVAFYRSPLADSLLQRGSQLAFRPERLRLYQRLQADVAEEVPYIPLYVRLQWAVARPSVRTLRLDPGGRHRLDRVWVEPPPDAPPAPSAIPPAPPAMPMPAPTMPAPPLPPSPPPGASSP